A genomic window from Chthoniobacterales bacterium includes:
- a CDS encoding DNA methyltransferase, whose protein sequence is MSISSDKLQQIRRFPELIDYLRDDLDWPTEDFEFEDLTFEYEPAEMGLKAEEEVKVKAIHQLRPLHQAQPWGIFFVEFGRKRLPIVVLRRILRHLVFKKRASANAAERPAWQPKDLLFISATGEDANRELTFAHFVENETSALTELRVLGWDADDTPLHMDYVAQTLSNKLRWHAKYEADPESWRAEWSSAFLLRHRHVIRTSSDLAIALAELARNLRTRIRDILRVEDGFGEIRKLQIAFQAGLIHDLDDEGFADMFAQTVAYGLFSLAARRTVVGEGTAFAKEDLTHYFTSPFLKEMLGIFLGLKSRKGKIDFDELGVSDVTDLLTSPDTHMEVILADFNNKTRGEDPVIHFYEHFLSAYNKKLKIQRGVFYTPQPVVSYIVRSVHELLQTEFGLADGLADTTTWGEMLKKHPGLKLPPLTDEPGEKRTISPDEPFVQILDPATGTATFLVEVIDVIHRTLAAKWKQQRLTDAQERTAWNEYVPQHLLPRLHAFELMMAPYAISHMKIGLKLAETGYHFSTEERVRVYLTNALEPASDSIQLSIADWGDALANEAEAVNEVKRKQQFTVVVGNPPYSLLSGNMQPQHRKLVE, encoded by the coding sequence ATGTCCATCTCCTCAGACAAGCTCCAACAAATCCGCCGTTTCCCGGAACTCATCGACTATCTCCGGGACGATCTCGACTGGCCGACAGAAGACTTTGAATTCGAGGACCTAACCTTCGAATACGAACCCGCCGAGATGGGGTTGAAAGCCGAGGAAGAAGTCAAAGTCAAAGCCATCCATCAGCTTCGGCCACTCCATCAGGCGCAGCCGTGGGGCATTTTCTTTGTCGAGTTTGGCAGAAAACGTCTGCCCATCGTTGTTTTGCGCCGCATCTTGCGGCATCTCGTCTTCAAAAAGCGCGCCTCTGCTAATGCGGCCGAACGACCCGCTTGGCAGCCGAAGGACCTTCTCTTCATCTCTGCCACGGGAGAGGACGCTAATCGCGAACTCACCTTTGCCCATTTTGTGGAAAATGAGACTTCCGCACTCACCGAGTTGCGGGTGCTCGGCTGGGACGCGGACGATACGCCGCTGCACATGGATTATGTCGCGCAGACCCTCAGCAATAAACTACGCTGGCATGCCAAATACGAAGCTGACCCCGAATCCTGGCGCGCCGAGTGGAGTTCCGCTTTCCTTCTGCGTCATCGCCACGTTATTCGGACATCCTCCGACCTCGCGATCGCGCTGGCCGAGCTGGCGAGAAACCTACGGACTCGCATCCGTGATATTCTGCGCGTGGAGGACGGCTTTGGCGAAATCCGCAAACTACAAATCGCTTTTCAGGCGGGCCTTATTCACGATCTCGACGACGAAGGTTTTGCCGACATGTTTGCCCAGACGGTCGCCTATGGACTCTTCTCACTAGCAGCGCGTCGCACCGTGGTGGGTGAAGGAACGGCTTTTGCCAAAGAAGACCTGACGCATTACTTCACCAGCCCATTTCTGAAGGAAATGCTCGGCATCTTCCTGGGCTTGAAAAGCCGAAAAGGCAAAATCGACTTCGACGAACTCGGCGTCAGCGATGTCACCGATCTCCTCACCAGTCCGGATACCCATATGGAGGTTATTCTGGCCGATTTCAACAACAAGACCCGCGGCGAAGACCCCGTCATCCACTTCTACGAGCACTTCCTCAGCGCCTATAATAAGAAACTCAAAATCCAGCGTGGCGTCTTCTACACCCCGCAGCCCGTCGTCTCCTACATCGTCCGCAGCGTCCACGAACTCCTGCAAACCGAGTTCGGACTCGCCGACGGACTCGCCGACACCACCACCTGGGGCGAGATGCTGAAAAAGCACCCCGGTCTGAAACTCCCGCCGCTCACCGACGAGCCGGGCGAAAAGCGCACCATCTCCCCGGACGAACCCTTCGTCCAAATCCTCGACCCCGCCACCGGCACCGCCACCTTCCTCGTCGAAGTCATCGACGTCATCCACCGCACCCTTGCGGCGAAGTGGAAACAGCAGCGCCTCACCGATGCCCAAGAGCGCACCGCGTGGAACGAGTATGTGCCGCAACACCTCCTCCCCCGCCTCCACGCCTTCGAGCTGATGATGGCCCCCTACGCCATCTCCCACATGAAGATCGGCCTCAAGCTCGCCGAGACCGGTTACCATTTCAGTACAGAGGAGCGGGTAAGAGTCTACCTCACCAATGCCCTTGAACCCGCAAGTGACAGCATTCAGCTATCCATTGCCGATTGGGGGGACGCACTTGCGAATGAAGCGGAAGCAGTGAATGAGGTGAAGCGCAAACAGCAATTCACTGTCGTGGTTGGCAATCCACCATACTCCCTACTTTCTGGGAACATGCAGCCACAGCATCGCAAACTCGTTGAG
- a CDS encoding ATP-binding protein: MQRLANTGIISFPGTATNEPQHVSLGELRANRLLSRVPGSVLAEIASRIPRVTVPAENIIFQEDDHGDCAYLILQGTVRISKRGRGGQQETLTYLQPGDYFGEMALLDSKVRSAQACAADGAVVGLVDHSTWDLLLQLAPQQVMSNFAWSLNERLRNNNQKYIEEMVRTERLSLLGQTLGSVVHDLRSPITCILGAMEMLQMRNTDPEAGCFFEMIGQAVERMQAMTEEIMDFSRGVTRLNVTRLPLSRLVTEIAKEEAHLFSSPNVKLVTELEQDGSIEIDRARIQRVIVNLLKNAREAIKASGTVTITATRNDGYAVISVRDTGCGIEQQRLASIFEPFVTHGKANGTGLGLAIAKSVVEAHNGRMIVTSEVGVGSVFEVQLPLCLGSK; the protein is encoded by the coding sequence ATGCAACGACTCGCCAACACAGGCATCATTTCATTCCCTGGTACGGCAACGAACGAGCCGCAGCACGTGAGCTTGGGCGAGTTGCGGGCTAATCGCCTGCTCTCGCGCGTGCCCGGCTCCGTCCTCGCCGAAATCGCCTCGCGCATCCCGCGGGTCACGGTCCCGGCGGAGAACATTATTTTCCAGGAGGACGATCACGGCGACTGCGCCTACCTCATTCTTCAGGGAACGGTCCGCATCTCCAAACGCGGGCGCGGCGGCCAGCAGGAGACGCTGACCTATCTGCAACCGGGCGATTATTTCGGCGAAATGGCGTTGCTCGATTCCAAGGTGCGTTCCGCCCAGGCCTGCGCCGCCGATGGCGCGGTGGTCGGGCTCGTGGACCATTCGACTTGGGACCTGCTCCTGCAACTCGCGCCGCAGCAGGTAATGAGTAATTTCGCCTGGTCGCTGAACGAGCGGCTGCGCAACAACAATCAAAAATACATCGAGGAAATGGTGCGCACCGAGCGGCTTAGCCTTCTCGGGCAAACGCTTGGCTCGGTCGTCCACGATCTGCGCAGCCCGATCACCTGCATCCTGGGTGCGATGGAAATGTTGCAAATGCGCAACACCGATCCCGAGGCGGGCTGCTTCTTTGAAATGATCGGCCAAGCCGTCGAGCGAATGCAGGCGATGACCGAGGAAATCATGGATTTTTCCCGCGGCGTGACGCGTTTGAATGTGACTCGACTGCCCCTCAGCCGGCTGGTGACGGAGATTGCCAAAGAGGAGGCGCATCTCTTTTCGTCGCCGAATGTGAAACTCGTGACCGAGCTGGAGCAGGACGGCTCGATCGAGATCGACCGGGCGCGCATCCAGCGGGTGATTGTGAATTTATTGAAGAACGCCCGCGAGGCGATCAAGGCCAGCGGCACGGTCACGATCACGGCGACGCGGAACGACGGTTACGCAGTGATCTCGGTGCGCGACACTGGTTGCGGGATCGAGCAGCAAAGATTGGCGTCGATCTTCGAGCCCTTTGTCACTCATGGAAAAGCGAACGGAACCGGGCTCGGCCTGGCGATTGCGAAGTCGGTGGTCGAGGCGCACAACGGCCGCATGATCGTCACCAGTGAAGTGGGAGTCGGATCTGTTTTTGAGGTTCAACTGCCGCTCTGCCTCGGGAGCAAGTAA
- a CDS encoding FecR family protein has translation MKNPSVLTVLLLGISLPAFSAPLSEARINRVQHDVKITEASGSAKAASEGEMVHGTQGIRTGAQSAAELLFPDNTLARLGSDTMFTFETGTRKMNLENGTLLFQIPKGVGGASIRTGAITAAITGTTGFIERGPTHYKLVLLEGTMRVFLNDRMRESMLVSGGQMLIGPIKSGSIKDWQTVPIDTAKLMNTSKLLDKKKFAPLSGAASTKIEEVIEHQRTQLQKGGLAETNLVIDGFGTTLLAVQNAAEAKEKKGKLEQFQHESHSNPTPTPRPAALPNPGPSPTPRPAAVDGDELADYPGVNDGAFATSTYRGATTHNKPFTLQISKVDSRTIFDLRGSTPMISGSSSGKKDDNNDNENDGEHNHSSTSGTIYGGWAADGPASSFLFKSTSNFDVQTSFDGKFGSNYDFDFPRSGVAVFSFKKLEINGTPHVYGLSTARNIALVSADGIKLGKDSLSLNDFASLTLAATKGDIRLDKDGDVSSTASAFHFLHLYNRSGKVKLEGTISLPQANLFIDAARDIDITGDSHLVFNRGAFNAWGDITLDAPVEADYFQLDAGGDLSLNGVLQTHELFALADGQLNVQQPISATPKASQTTGGVVSLEAADTVTVSSTVNATSAPDPTVTGAGSRIKLVGKRLTGTAISISSTGQLNALLDTLATGPGGKVTLESRGGAIVVNGTITAPKGTVDIQNSGTNGVITFNGATIAADVVKVGAMGNNGTLNIGGGSIAADTLLKLYAGGSNGTVHFQDNVTLNGNSTKIIAANTVQIDNSKVVTVNGLTPAQVYTNNAHYTGSGGDSTTTGTFGGQGATTQAHSARPSF, from the coding sequence ATGAAAAACCCCTCAGTTCTCACGGTTCTTCTCCTCGGTATTTCCTTGCCCGCCTTCAGCGCACCGCTGAGCGAGGCACGGATCAATCGCGTGCAGCACGATGTCAAAATCACCGAGGCCAGCGGCTCGGCCAAGGCCGCGAGTGAGGGCGAAATGGTCCACGGCACCCAGGGCATTCGCACCGGTGCGCAATCGGCGGCGGAGTTGCTTTTCCCCGATAACACTCTGGCCCGGCTCGGCTCGGACACGATGTTTACCTTCGAGACGGGCACGAGAAAGATGAATCTCGAGAACGGCACGCTGCTTTTCCAGATTCCCAAAGGCGTGGGCGGCGCGAGCATTCGCACGGGAGCGATCACGGCGGCGATCACCGGCACCACGGGTTTTATCGAGCGCGGGCCGACCCATTACAAACTGGTGCTCCTCGAGGGAACGATGCGCGTTTTCCTGAACGACCGGATGCGCGAGTCCATGCTCGTGAGCGGCGGTCAGATGCTGATCGGCCCAATCAAAAGCGGCTCGATCAAGGACTGGCAGACCGTCCCCATCGACACGGCGAAGCTGATGAACACCTCGAAGCTTCTCGACAAAAAGAAGTTTGCCCCGCTCTCTGGGGCGGCCAGCACGAAGATCGAGGAAGTCATCGAGCACCAGAGGACGCAGTTGCAAAAAGGCGGGCTGGCCGAGACGAACCTCGTGATCGACGGCTTCGGAACAACGCTGCTCGCGGTGCAAAACGCCGCCGAGGCGAAAGAGAAAAAGGGCAAGCTGGAGCAGTTTCAGCACGAGTCACATTCCAATCCAACTCCGACCCCCCGCCCGGCCGCGCTTCCGAATCCCGGTCCCTCCCCCACTCCGCGTCCGGCTGCGGTTGATGGCGATGAATTGGCCGATTACCCCGGCGTGAACGACGGGGCGTTTGCGACTTCCACCTATCGCGGCGCGACGACGCACAACAAGCCGTTCACCCTCCAAATCTCCAAGGTGGACTCCCGCACCATTTTCGATCTGCGCGGCAGCACGCCTATGATCAGCGGCAGTTCCTCGGGGAAAAAGGATGACAACAACGACAATGAAAATGATGGCGAACACAACCATTCGTCCACCAGCGGCACGATCTACGGCGGCTGGGCGGCGGACGGTCCGGCCTCCTCATTTCTCTTTAAATCGACCAGCAACTTCGATGTCCAGACGTCGTTCGACGGGAAGTTTGGCTCGAACTACGACTTTGATTTCCCGCGTTCCGGCGTGGCGGTTTTCTCCTTTAAGAAACTGGAAATCAATGGCACTCCCCACGTTTACGGTCTGAGCACGGCGCGCAATATCGCCCTCGTCAGCGCCGATGGAATCAAACTCGGCAAGGACTCCCTCTCGCTCAACGATTTCGCCAGCCTGACTCTGGCCGCGACCAAGGGCGACATTCGTCTGGACAAGGATGGCGATGTTTCCAGCACCGCGTCGGCGTTCCATTTCCTGCACCTCTACAACCGCTCCGGCAAAGTGAAACTCGAGGGAACGATCAGCCTGCCGCAGGCGAATCTCTTCATCGATGCGGCGCGCGACATCGATATCACGGGTGACAGTCATTTGGTTTTCAATCGCGGCGCTTTCAATGCCTGGGGCGACATCACGCTCGACGCTCCGGTGGAGGCCGACTATTTCCAGCTCGACGCGGGCGGCGATCTTTCGCTGAACGGCGTCCTGCAAACGCACGAGCTTTTTGCCCTGGCCGACGGTCAGCTCAATGTCCAGCAGCCGATCTCCGCGACTCCAAAAGCGTCGCAGACGACCGGCGGCGTGGTCAGTCTGGAAGCGGCGGACACGGTGACGGTTTCGTCTACGGTCAACGCCACGAGCGCGCCTGATCCGACCGTCACCGGGGCTGGTTCGCGGATCAAGCTGGTCGGGAAACGTCTCACCGGCACCGCCATTTCCATCAGCAGCACCGGCCAGCTTAATGCCTTGCTCGACACGCTGGCGACGGGCCCCGGCGGAAAAGTGACCCTCGAATCTCGTGGCGGCGCGATCGTGGTCAACGGCACCATCACCGCACCCAAAGGCACGGTCGATATTCAAAACTCCGGGACGAATGGCGTCATCACTTTCAATGGCGCAACCATCGCGGCGGACGTCGTAAAAGTCGGCGCGATGGGCAACAACGGCACGCTGAACATCGGTGGCGGCAGCATTGCGGCGGATACGTTGCTCAAGCTCTACGCCGGCGGCAGCAACGGCACGGTCCACTTTCAGGACAATGTGACTCTCAATGGCAACAGCACGAAAATCATCGCTGCGAACACCGTCCAGATCGACAACTCGAAAGTGGTCACGGTGAATGGACTCACACCCGCCCAAGTTTACACGAACAACGCCCACTACACCGGCAGCGGCGGTGATAGCACCACGACTGGAACCTTCGGCGGTCAGGGCGCCACGACTCAGGCGCACTCGGCCCGGCCTTCCTTCTAA
- a CDS encoding L,D-transpeptidase family protein, with protein MRPQFLLLAIPLLLSSCAVTESMQKKRAEKVENAQIQSLKDANTAQHTAFRATKTWKSKIFRDEAVLALAKKENMRVQIVLGEQRGYLFVKDLIAYDFPVSTGRKGHLTPTGDFKIIAKELTHHSNLYGKVVDADGNVTNENADMGKIKIEAGDIFQGAPMPFFMRLTNDGVGMHIGQLPGYAASHGCIRLPRLVAPKLYEMAPMGTPVSVTDKRS; from the coding sequence GTGCGTCCCCAGTTTCTCCTCCTAGCCATTCCCCTTCTCCTCAGCTCGTGTGCCGTGACGGAGTCGATGCAAAAGAAGCGCGCTGAGAAGGTGGAAAATGCCCAGATTCAGAGTTTGAAAGATGCGAATACGGCCCAGCACACGGCGTTTCGCGCGACGAAGACTTGGAAGAGCAAAATCTTTCGCGATGAGGCCGTTCTCGCCCTGGCCAAGAAAGAAAACATGCGCGTGCAGATCGTCCTTGGTGAGCAGCGCGGCTATCTCTTTGTGAAGGATCTCATCGCCTACGACTTCCCGGTTTCGACGGGACGCAAGGGGCATCTGACTCCGACGGGCGACTTCAAAATCATCGCCAAGGAACTCACCCACCACTCGAACTTGTATGGAAAAGTGGTGGATGCCGACGGCAATGTGACCAATGAAAATGCCGACATGGGCAAGATCAAGATTGAGGCCGGCGACATTTTCCAAGGTGCGCCGATGCCGTTTTTCATGCGGCTGACGAACGATGGCGTGGGGATGCACATTGGGCAGTTGCCCGGTTACGCCGCGTCGCACGGCTGCATCCGGCTGCCGAGACTGGTCGCGCCGAAGCTCTACGAGATGGCTCCGATGGGAACGCCGGTGAGCGTGACGGACAAACGGTCGTAG
- the pepF gene encoding oligoendopeptidase F, which produces MIFFDKDEPHSTPLRSDIALEDTWNLALLYPTDSDWEAAFEKLRAEFQSIETYRGRVGESAETLLALLETEKTLDLQIERLGHYSMLRASEDSSDNVNLSRRARLQNLWTQIGESAAFVVPELVAIPDETWVAFLSAEKLTPWLSRLERIRRMKPHTLSSSEERLMALAGSALHGHSETFSQLTNVDMKFGTLRDAKGGERPLTQSSFSSFLISPDPQVRKTAFHQFYAEFTDHQFTVASTLASSVRSDVFDAKARNYPSALEASLFHDAIPVAVYDNLISTVREYLAPLHDYYDLRREKLGLAELHAYDTYVPLISEFESNVSFDAAIDQVIAALAPLGSEYCDTLATGLRQRWCDRYESQGKRSGAFSSSSYGNPPFILMNYKADVFSDVYTLAHEAGHSMHTWFSQKTQPYQDYNYPIFLAEVASTFNENLLTHHLLATTSDRQMRAYLINRQIDDLRGTLFRQTMFAEFEKTIHALEESGEALTLDTFKAVYQELLTAYFGPRVVLDNELQLECLRIPHFYNAFYVYKYATGLSAATALADRVLTGGAAELESYLGFLKSGGSKYPLETLQAAGVDMSTPVPIRASLELFQRRVTELRELLS; this is translated from the coding sequence ATGATTTTCTTCGACAAAGACGAACCGCATTCCACTCCGCTGCGCAGCGACATCGCCTTGGAAGACACCTGGAACCTCGCGCTGCTCTACCCCACCGACTCCGACTGGGAAGCCGCCTTTGAGAAACTCCGGGCCGAGTTCCAGTCGATTGAGACCTATCGCGGACGCGTCGGGGAATCGGCGGAAACGCTCCTCGCCCTTCTCGAAACTGAGAAAACCCTCGACCTGCAAATCGAGCGCCTCGGCCATTACTCCATGCTCCGCGCCAGCGAGGACAGCTCGGACAACGTCAACCTCAGCCGCCGCGCCCGCCTGCAAAACCTCTGGACCCAGATCGGCGAATCCGCCGCCTTCGTCGTCCCCGAGCTCGTCGCCATCCCCGACGAGACCTGGGTTGCATTCCTCTCTGCTGAAAAACTCACGCCCTGGCTCAGCCGCCTCGAGCGCATCCGGCGCATGAAGCCGCACACTCTCTCGTCGTCCGAGGAACGCCTCATGGCTCTCGCCGGCAGCGCCCTCCACGGCCACAGCGAGACCTTCTCCCAACTGACCAACGTCGATATGAAATTCGGCACCCTGCGCGACGCCAAGGGCGGCGAACGTCCGCTCACCCAGAGCAGCTTTTCGTCATTTCTCATCTCGCCCGATCCGCAGGTTAGAAAGACCGCCTTCCACCAATTCTACGCCGAGTTTACCGACCACCAATTCACCGTCGCCTCCACCCTCGCGTCTTCCGTCCGCAGCGATGTCTTCGACGCCAAGGCCCGCAACTACCCCTCCGCCCTCGAAGCCTCCCTCTTCCACGACGCCATCCCCGTCGCCGTTTACGACAACCTCATTTCCACCGTCCGCGAATACCTCGCCCCGCTGCACGATTACTACGACTTGCGCCGCGAGAAACTCGGTCTCGCCGAGCTGCACGCCTACGACACCTACGTCCCGCTCATCTCCGAGTTTGAGTCGAATGTCAGCTTCGACGCCGCCATCGACCAAGTCATCGCCGCCCTCGCGCCCCTCGGCTCCGAGTATTGCGACACGCTCGCCACCGGCCTGCGCCAGCGCTGGTGCGACCGCTACGAAAGCCAGGGGAAACGCAGCGGCGCTTTTTCCTCCAGCAGCTATGGCAACCCGCCCTTCATCCTCATGAACTACAAGGCCGACGTCTTCTCCGACGTTTACACCCTCGCCCACGAGGCCGGCCACTCCATGCACACCTGGTTCTCGCAAAAGACCCAGCCCTACCAGGATTACAACTACCCCATCTTCCTCGCCGAAGTCGCGTCCACCTTTAACGAAAACCTGCTCACCCACCATCTGCTCGCCACCACCAGCGACCGCCAGATGCGCGCCTACCTCATCAACCGCCAGATCGACGACCTCCGCGGCACCCTCTTTCGACAGACCATGTTCGCCGAGTTCGAAAAAACCATCCATGCCTTGGAGGAAAGCGGCGAGGCCCTCACCCTCGACACCTTCAAAGCCGTCTATCAAGAACTGCTCACCGCCTACTTCGGCCCCCGCGTCGTCCTCGACAATGAATTGCAACTCGAATGCCTCCGCATCCCGCATTTCTACAACGCCTTCTACGTTTACAAATACGCCACCGGCCTTTCGGCCGCCACCGCCCTCGCCGACCGCGTCCTCACCGGCGGCGCAGCCGAGTTAGAGTCCTATCTAGGCTTCCTGAAATCCGGCGGCTCGAAGTATCCCTTGGAAACCCTGCAAGCCGCCGGCGTGGACATGTCCACCCCCGTCCCCATCCGCGCCTCGCTCGAACTCTTCCAACGGAGAGTCACCGAACTCCGCGAACTGCTGAGCTAG
- a CDS encoding helicase-related protein, whose translation MSATNKSASELFIVDNSDTEWKVGTYLSEWCEIARAIDIATGYFEIGSLLSLKDKWQLVEQFRILLGDEVSYRTKRAFEKGLSLIGHRLDESIEKEKIQNDFLEGVPAIVAAIKSGKILCRVYRKEKFHAKAYLTHGRSAVIGSYGLVGSSNFTFPGLWDNIELNVQIRGPEVGLLQEWYERHWDLSEDITPDILRTIERHTTPHTPFEVWFKSLHEFFSGHELTPDEWDIEESVVFQRLAKYQQDAYKNLVQIARRYGGAFLCDGVGLGKTYVGLMLIERFVSKEKKNVVLFAPKAARQDVWEPVIEQLLPDLNSGFVSLLVRNHTDLQRKGNWPRDLRRILRDADVIIIDEAHHFRNPGIAGEGDRAPSRYRMLQEALHQPGSRPKQLYFLTATPINNSVHDFRHILGLVTGTNDNYFSQDGHNLGIHSTRGHFVALEKKLFNQQNVDSSAQLEIAAVETALQKETLFEHLVVQRSRSYVKESQRLLEGGEIMFPHRETPRVAPYKLKITYGRLLESVEKAFSKTKPLFALAIYYPLGYLHTETEENLETGRQAQVVALIRVQFLKRFESSAKAFEMSCWRLLKKLVAWIEAHTVSAHDKNRLAKWKIRNDQLIDYVHAHQPDLFPGETEDELPEDFVSEEEIEAVEKLDPKTYKVDEMIDDTYDDLDQLAEFLELVRAVKPDRDDKLKALIKLLKTDKAAVGQKVLVFSEFADTARYLEDELKNAGITQLERIDGSSSQRQRSSVIHRFSPFYNHVPAGKMDGSEIQILIATDVLAEGLNLQDASRLINYDLHWNPVRLMQRIGRVDRRMNPATEDAINAAHPELAGERGRIIYWNFLPPDELNDLLGIYERVSRKVLTISKTLGIEHGKLLKSDDDFEVTKELNKQFDGTQSETEQLRLEYNQLVKDYPELAATLDKLPLKLFSGKEHPTTGTRAVFFCFRIPRPDVDLVPGESGELRWSDAAGFTVWVCSDLAGDQMLSEPAAIADFVRCLPKTPRHCSIDRTSLATLRKKVEKELVKSHLRSLQAPPGITPVLKCWMELN comes from the coding sequence ATGAGCGCAACAAATAAATCTGCCAGCGAGCTGTTCATTGTCGATAACAGCGACACGGAGTGGAAAGTGGGCACTTACCTAAGCGAATGGTGCGAAATTGCCAGGGCCATCGACATTGCCACGGGCTATTTTGAGATCGGATCGCTTCTTTCTCTTAAAGATAAGTGGCAGTTGGTCGAGCAATTTCGAATTCTTTTGGGCGATGAGGTGTCCTACCGAACAAAACGAGCGTTTGAGAAAGGTCTCTCCCTAATTGGCCATCGGTTGGATGAAAGTATCGAAAAAGAAAAAATCCAAAATGACTTTCTGGAAGGTGTGCCCGCCATCGTCGCCGCTATTAAATCCGGCAAGATTCTATGCCGCGTCTATCGGAAGGAAAAATTTCACGCCAAGGCTTACCTCACGCATGGACGCTCGGCGGTAATTGGTTCTTATGGATTAGTGGGTTCCTCTAACTTCACGTTTCCGGGCTTGTGGGATAATATTGAACTCAACGTCCAGATACGCGGGCCAGAAGTTGGATTACTCCAAGAGTGGTATGAACGTCATTGGGATCTTTCAGAGGACATTACTCCAGACATTCTCCGCACAATCGAACGGCATACAACGCCGCATACTCCCTTTGAAGTGTGGTTTAAATCGCTTCATGAATTTTTTAGTGGTCACGAATTGACGCCGGACGAATGGGACATCGAAGAGTCGGTCGTCTTTCAACGACTCGCTAAATACCAACAGGATGCATATAAAAATCTCGTGCAGATAGCTCGCCGTTATGGAGGTGCTTTTCTTTGCGATGGCGTTGGCTTGGGCAAAACTTACGTGGGCTTGATGCTGATCGAGCGGTTCGTTAGCAAAGAAAAAAAGAACGTGGTCTTATTCGCGCCGAAGGCAGCTCGGCAAGATGTTTGGGAGCCCGTCATAGAGCAGCTTTTACCCGATCTCAACAGCGGATTCGTTAGTTTGCTCGTTCGTAACCACACCGATCTCCAGCGGAAAGGAAATTGGCCGCGTGATCTTCGCCGCATTCTGCGCGATGCCGATGTCATCATCATTGACGAGGCGCATCACTTCCGAAATCCAGGTATTGCCGGCGAAGGGGATCGTGCCCCGTCCCGGTACCGCATGTTGCAGGAGGCGCTCCATCAGCCAGGCAGCCGGCCCAAGCAGCTTTATTTCCTTACGGCCACTCCGATTAACAACTCAGTCCACGATTTCCGTCACATCCTTGGTCTTGTGACCGGGACCAACGATAATTACTTCTCCCAGGATGGCCATAATCTCGGCATTCACAGCACCCGCGGCCATTTCGTCGCACTCGAGAAAAAGCTCTTTAACCAACAGAACGTCGATTCCTCAGCGCAGTTAGAGATTGCCGCAGTGGAGACCGCACTCCAGAAGGAGACCCTCTTTGAGCACCTTGTCGTTCAGCGCAGCCGCTCTTACGTCAAAGAAAGCCAACGGTTGCTAGAAGGTGGAGAAATCATGTTTCCCCATCGAGAGACGCCGCGGGTTGCACCTTATAAATTAAAGATCACCTACGGGCGCCTGCTGGAAAGCGTCGAGAAAGCCTTCAGCAAAACCAAGCCCCTCTTCGCGCTGGCCATCTATTATCCGCTCGGCTACCTCCACACCGAGACGGAGGAAAATTTGGAAACGGGACGCCAGGCTCAGGTGGTTGCGCTGATTCGAGTTCAATTTCTCAAACGCTTTGAAAGCTCTGCTAAGGCTTTTGAAATGTCCTGCTGGCGATTGTTGAAGAAATTGGTGGCGTGGATCGAAGCGCATACGGTTTCCGCTCACGATAAGAACCGCTTGGCGAAGTGGAAAATCCGAAACGATCAACTCATCGATTACGTGCACGCGCACCAACCCGATTTGTTTCCCGGAGAGACGGAAGACGAGTTGCCGGAGGACTTTGTCAGTGAGGAAGAGATCGAAGCTGTCGAAAAGCTCGATCCCAAGACCTACAAAGTCGATGAAATGATCGACGATACTTATGACGATCTCGACCAGCTAGCCGAGTTCCTCGAACTGGTCCGCGCCGTGAAGCCGGATCGTGATGACAAGCTCAAAGCTCTAATCAAGCTCCTTAAAACGGACAAAGCTGCAGTTGGTCAGAAGGTATTGGTCTTCTCTGAATTTGCTGATACTGCCCGTTATCTGGAAGATGAACTGAAAAACGCTGGTATTACCCAACTTGAGCGCATCGACGGCAGTAGCTCGCAACGCCAGCGCAGTTCGGTGATTCACCGCTTCTCCCCCTTCTATAACCATGTGCCAGCGGGTAAAATGGATGGGTCGGAGATTCAAATCCTCATCGCCACGGACGTTCTCGCAGAAGGCCTCAACCTTCAGGACGCTTCCCGGTTGATTAACTACGATCTACACTGGAATCCGGTTCGGCTCATGCAGCGGATCGGCCGCGTGGATCGTCGCATGAATCCTGCGACGGAAGACGCCATCAATGCCGCTCATCCCGAATTGGCTGGCGAACGCGGGCGCATCATCTATTGGAACTTCCTCCCACCCGATGAACTGAACGACCTGCTCGGCATCTACGAGCGAGTGAGCCGAAAGGTGCTAACCATTTCCAAAACCCTCGGCATCGAACACGGCAAGCTGCTGAAAAGTGACGACGATTTCGAGGTGACTAAAGAGCTCAACAAGCAATTCGACGGCACCCAATCCGAAACAGAACAACTTCGACTTGAATACAATCAACTCGTCAAAGATTACCCGGAGCTTGCCGCCACTCTCGACAAGCTACCTCTCAAACTTTTTTCAGGAAAAGAGCATCCCACAACCGGCACGCGAGCCGTTTTTTTCTGCTTTCGCATTCCGCGGCCAGATGTGGACTTGGTGCCGGGAGAAAGTGGTGAGCTTCGCTGGTCGGACGCCGCTGGTTTTACTGTTTGGGTTTGCAGCGATCTGGCGGGGGACCAGATGCTCTCCGAACCGGCGGCCATCGCAGACTTTGTGCGCTGTCTGCCAAAAACTCCGCGCCACTGCTCCATTGACCGCACATCTCTCGCTACCCTGCGCAAGAAAGTGGAGAAGGAGCTGGTGAAGAGCCATCTTCGAAGCCTTCAAGCTCCACCGGGAATCACGCCGGTGCTTAAGTGTTGGATGGAATTGAATTAA